In one Lycium barbarum isolate Lr01 chromosome 7, ASM1917538v2, whole genome shotgun sequence genomic region, the following are encoded:
- the LOC132601936 gene encoding transcription factor MYB48-like, producing the protein MSEQICSWGMTKEGWRKGPWTAEEYKLLIEYVKLHGEGRWSSVANVAGLKRNAKGSRLRWVNYLRPDLKRGQITPNEEKIILELHAKWGNRWATIARNLGGRTDNEIKNYWRTHFKKKTKLDLSLQRRGLTAI; encoded by the exons ATGAGTGAACAAATTTGCAGTTGGGGAATGACTAAAGAAGGATGGAGAAAGGGACCTTGGACTGCTGAAGAATATAAATTGCTCATTGAATATGTAAAATTGCATGGTGAAGGCAGATGGAGTTCTGTTGCTAATGTTGCag GATTGAAAAGGAATGCAAAAGGTAGTAGGTTGAGATGGGTGAATTACTTGAGGCCAGACCTAAAAAGGGGACAAATTACACCAAATGAAGAAAAAATAATTCTAGAGCTCCATGCTAAATGGGGAAACAg GTGGGCAACTATAGCTAGAAACTTGGGAGGGAGAACTGACAATGAGATCAAGAACTATTGGAGAACTCATTTCAAGAAAAAGACCAAA